One part of the Vicia villosa cultivar HV-30 ecotype Madison, WI linkage group LG6, Vvil1.0, whole genome shotgun sequence genome encodes these proteins:
- the LOC131610370 gene encoding zinc finger CCCH domain-containing protein 30-like produces MCCELERLKPAPYPSLSPVLTRDSQPGNNAMNHLTVGTEDSFASLLELAANNNVEGFKRLIEFDPMSVDEIGLWYGRRKGSKQMVNERRTPLMVAATYGSIDVMKLIISLSDVDINRPCGLDKSTALHCAASGGAENAVDAVKLLLAAGADPNSVDANGDRPKDVIVYPPKLEFVKISLEELLQTDDPSVGCNLRVITNSFNTYSPPLSASPENGSPSPPPDLLLRLKSIDVPISPAASEKKEYPVDPSLPDIKNSIYSTDEFRMYSFKVRPCSRAYSHDWTECPFVHPGENARRRDPRKYHYSCVPCPDFRKGACRRGDMCEYAHGVFECWLHPAQYRTRLCKDGINCSRRVCFFAHTAEELRPLYVSTGSAVPSPRSSTSSAMDFAAAMSMLPGSPSSMSVMSPSPFTPPMSPSGNGISHNSGAWPQPNIPALHLPGSNLQSSRLRSSLNARDIHMDEFDMLSDYDQQQQLINELACLSPHHLSSNSLSRSGRMKPLNPSNLDDLFSAESSSPRYADPTLNSTVFSPTHKSAVFNQFQQQQNMLSPVNTNFSPKNVDHHLLQAASYGVQPSGRMSPRNVEPISPMSSRMSMLAQRDKQQQFRSLSFREHGSNSMLAPPGSVNSWSKWESPNGKLDWAHNAEEVGKLRRSSSFELGNNGEEPDLSWVQSLVKESPTEIKEKLTTSIPNAAPAGTSGEGLNRNMNAQMDSADHAVLGTWLEQMQLDHLVAQQN; encoded by the coding sequence ATGTGCTGTGAGTTGGAGCGGTTAAAGCCAGCGCCGTATCCTTCTCTATCTCCAGTTTTGACACGCGATTCTCAACCAGGAAACAACGCCATGAATCACTTAACTGTTGGCACTGAAGATTCTTTTGCGAGCTTACTTGAGCTTGCTGCTAATAACAATGTTGAGGGGTTCAAGCGGTTGATTGAGTTTGATCCTATGTCGGTTGATGAGATTGGATTGTGGTATGGTCGAAGGAAGGGATCGAAGCAGATGGTGAATGAGAGAAGGACACCTTTGATGGTTGCTGCTACCTATGGTAGTATTGATGTTATGAAACTGATTATTTCTCTATCTGATGTGGACATCAATAGGCCTTGTGGCCTTGACAAGAGCACTGCTCTTCACTGTGCTGCATCAGGTGGGGCTGAAAATGCTGTTGATGCTGTGAAGCTGCTTCTTGCAGCAGGGGCTGATCCCAATTCTGTGGATGCTAACGGGGATCGTCCGAAAGATGTTATTGTTTATCCTCCTAAGCTTGAATTTGTGAAAATCAGTCTTGAAGAGCTTCTTCAAACTGATGATCCCAGTGTTGGATGTAATCTTAGGGTGATTACGAATTCCTTTAATACATATTCTCCTCCTTTGTCGGCTTCACCTGAGAACGGTTCTCCTTCTCCACCGCCAGATCTTTTGTTGAGGTTAAAGTCAATTGATGTCCCTATTTCTCCCGCTGCATCTGAGAAGAAAGAATATCCTGTTGATCCGTCCCTTCCTGATATCAAAAACAGTATATATTCAACCGATGAATTCCGTATGTATTCTTTCAAGGTGCGACCGTGTTCGCGTGCTTATTCCCATGATTGGACTGAATGTCCCTTTGTTCATCCAGGGGAGAATGCCCGAAGAAGGGATCCGAGAAAGTATCACTACAGCTGTGTTCCTTGTCCTGATTTTCGCAAGGGTGCTTGCCGGCGAGGGGATATGTGTGAATATGCTCATGGAGTTTTCGAGTGCTGGTTGCATCCTGCACAGTATAGAACCCGTCTCTGCAAGGATGGGATAAATTGCTCTAGAAGGGTTTGCTTCTTTGCCCACACAGCTGAAGAGCTTCGACCACTGTATGTTTCAACCGGTTCTGCTGTTCCCTCACCTCGATCAAGCACATCTTCTGCCATGGATTTTGCTGCAGCCATGAGCATGTTGCCTGGCTCACCTTCTTCGATGTCTGTTATGTCTCCTTCCCCATTCACTCCACCCATGTCACCTTCCGGCAATGGAATTTCACATAACTCTGGTGCTTGGCCCCAGCCAAACATCCCAGCGTTGCATCTTCCGGGAAGTAATCTCCAGTCCAGTCGGTTGAGATCTTCACTCAATGCTCGAGATATTCATATGGATGAATTTGACATGTTATCTGATTATGATCAACAGCAACAGCTCATCAATGAGTTGGCATGCCTCTCTCCACACCATTTGAGTTCTAACAGCCTTAGCCGCTCTGGTCGAATGAAGCCATTGAATCCATCAAATCTTGATGATCTCTTTTCCGCCGAGAGTTCTTCTCCTCGATATGCCGATCCAACCCTGAATTCAACTGTTTTTTCTCCGACTCACAAATCAGCTGTCTTTAACCAGTTTCAGCAGCAGCAAAACATGCTGTCACCAGTGAATACAAATTTTTCTCCCAAAAATGTTGATCATCATTTATTGCAGGCAGCTTCTTATGGTGTTCAGCCATCAGGAAGAATGTCTCCACGGAATGTTGAACCTATCTCCCCAATGAGCTCAAGGATGTCGATGCTGGCTCAACGCGACAAACAGCAACAATTTCGCAGCCTAAGCTTCCGCGAGCACGGCTCTAACTCTATGCTTGCACCTCCCGGCTCAGTCAATTCTTGGTCCAAATGGGAATCTCCCAACGGTAAGCTGGATTGGGCTCACAATGCAGAAGAAGTAGGCAAGCTCCGTAGATCTTCCTCTTTCGAGCTCGGGAACAACGGCGAGGAGCCTGATTTATCATGGGTGCAGTCACTTGTCAAAGAATCTCCAACCGAGATCAAAGAGAAATTGACAACATCTATCCCAAACGCTGCGCCCGCGGGAACATCCGGTGAGGGATTGAATAGGAATATGAATGCACAAATGGACTCTGCCGATCATGCTGTACTGGGAACATGGCTCGAACAGATGCAGCTTGACCATCTCGTGGCTCAGCAAAACTGA